One Bradyrhizobium sp. CCGB12 genomic window carries:
- the cobJ gene encoding precorrin-3B C(17)-methyltransferase, producing the protein MTGTLTIAGLGPGSDALVTPEVSAALASATDILGYAPYVARVPPRAGLTLHPSDNREELHRASEALRLAAEGGQVVVVSSGDPGVFAMASAVFEALEQAPQWQELPIRVLPGVTAMLAAAARAGAPLGHDFCAINLSDNLKPWTVIEKRLRLAAEADFAIALYNPRSASRPEGFGRALAVLREAGCGERLVIFARAISGSDERIETVTLNEATPEMADMRTLVIVGNSQTRRVGRWVYAPRRAR; encoded by the coding sequence ATGACGGGCACGCTGACCATCGCAGGCCTCGGGCCGGGCAGCGACGCGCTGGTGACGCCGGAAGTCTCCGCCGCGCTCGCGTCTGCGACCGACATCTTGGGCTACGCGCCGTATGTCGCGCGGGTGCCGCCGCGAGCCGGGCTCACCCTGCATCCCTCTGATAATCGCGAAGAGCTTCATCGCGCGAGCGAAGCCTTGCGGCTCGCCGCCGAAGGCGGGCAGGTCGTGGTCGTTTCCTCCGGCGACCCCGGCGTGTTCGCGATGGCCTCGGCCGTGTTCGAGGCGCTGGAGCAGGCGCCGCAATGGCAGGAACTGCCGATCCGCGTGCTGCCCGGCGTCACCGCGATGCTGGCGGCGGCTGCCCGCGCCGGCGCGCCGCTCGGCCATGATTTCTGCGCGATCAACCTCTCCGACAATCTCAAGCCCTGGACGGTGATCGAGAAGCGGCTGCGACTCGCCGCGGAAGCCGATTTTGCCATCGCGCTGTACAATCCGCGCTCGGCGAGCCGGCCGGAGGGATTTGGCCGCGCGCTCGCCGTGCTCCGGGAGGCCGGCTGCGGCGAGCGTCTCGTGATCTTCGCGCGCGCGATCAGCGGCTCGGATGAGCGGATCGAGACCGTCACGCTGAACGAAGCGACACCCGAAATGGCCGACATGCGCACGCTAGTCATCGTCGGCAATTCGCAGACGCGCCGCGTCGGCCGCTGGGTCTATGCGCCGAGGCGGGCGCGATGA
- a CDS encoding precorrin-2 C(20)-methyltransferase: MGRIICCGLGPGDPDLMSVRADRTVRGAQHVAYFRKKGRPGQARRIVEGMLAPDVTEYPMEYPVTTEIAFDSPEYVQLLAGFYDEWAERLARLSRAVDVVVLCEGDPYFYGSFMHLHTRLQGRVEIEVIAGIPGMVGCWNGVGQPIALGDDVTTVLMGTLAEDELERRMRDSDALVVMKTGRNLAKVRRALAAAGRLDDAWLVERGTMPGERVARLAEIDAADCPYFAIVLVHGKGRHPGAAE, from the coding sequence ATGGGGCGCATCATCTGCTGCGGTCTCGGCCCCGGCGATCCTGATTTGATGAGCGTGCGCGCCGACCGCACGGTGCGCGGGGCACAGCACGTCGCCTATTTCCGCAAGAAGGGCAGGCCGGGGCAGGCGCGCCGCATCGTCGAGGGCATGCTGGCACCTGATGTCACCGAATATCCGATGGAATATCCTGTTACCACGGAGATCGCTTTCGACAGCCCCGAATACGTTCAGCTGCTTGCCGGTTTCTACGACGAATGGGCCGAGCGCCTGGCGCGGCTTTCGCGCGCGGTCGACGTCGTCGTGCTGTGCGAGGGCGATCCCTATTTCTACGGCTCCTTCATGCATCTGCACACGCGCCTGCAAGGCCGCGTCGAGATCGAGGTGATCGCGGGCATTCCCGGCATGGTCGGTTGCTGGAACGGCGTCGGCCAGCCGATCGCGCTCGGCGACGACGTCACGACGGTGCTGATGGGGACGCTGGCCGAAGACGAGCTCGAACGGCGCATGCGCGATTCCGATGCGCTCGTCGTCATGAAGACCGGCCGCAATCTCGCAAAGGTGCGCCGCGCGCTCGCTGCCGCAGGCCGACTGGACGATGCCTGGTTGGTCGAGCGTGGCACCATGCCGGGCGAACGCGTCGCGCGGCTCGCCGAGATCGATGCCGCCGATTGTCCTTACTTCGCGATCGTGCTCGTGCACGGCAAGGGCCGGCATCCGGGCGCGGCCGAATGA
- the cbiE gene encoding precorrin-6y C5,15-methyltransferase (decarboxylating) subunit CbiE, which produces MADPWLTIIGIGEDGLAGLSEASRKALAKAETVFGGERHLALAEVGGRGRPWPVPFDADIVLSCRGRPTAVLASGDPFWYGAGAILAEKLETSEWIAHSAPSTFSLAAARLGWRLEAVACLGLHAAPFERLVPHLAPGARIICLVRDGKAASDLAKWMSEHGWGASNFWTLAALGGPRESIREHRADGFADDLAGNLIAVAVEAKGGQGMPRSSGLLDDSFVHDGQITKRPVRALALSALAPRPGERLWDIGAGSGAISVEWALCGGTAIAIEAREDRVANIRSNAAAFGLTHRISIVTGRAPGALAALDAPDAVFIGGGLDHAMFDTVWSQLAPGARLVAHAVTLETEALLGELHQRHGGELMRVEIAHAAPLGRYRSWEAARPVVQWSAVR; this is translated from the coding sequence TTGGCTGATCCCTGGCTGACCATCATCGGTATCGGGGAAGATGGCCTTGCGGGGCTATCGGAGGCAAGTCGAAAGGCGCTTGCCAAGGCAGAAACCGTCTTCGGCGGCGAACGTCATCTGGCGCTTGCGGAGGTCGGCGGTCGCGGCCGTCCGTGGCCGGTGCCGTTCGACGCGGATATCGTGCTGAGCTGCCGTGGCCGGCCAACAGCGGTGCTCGCCTCTGGCGATCCCTTCTGGTACGGCGCCGGAGCTATCCTTGCCGAGAAGCTCGAGACAAGCGAGTGGATCGCGCATTCGGCGCCGTCGACATTTTCGCTTGCGGCCGCGCGGCTGGGCTGGCGCCTCGAAGCCGTTGCCTGCCTTGGCCTCCACGCTGCGCCGTTCGAGCGTCTCGTGCCGCACCTTGCACCGGGCGCGCGCATCATTTGCCTGGTGCGCGACGGGAAGGCGGCCAGTGATCTCGCAAAATGGATGAGCGAGCATGGATGGGGAGCCTCGAACTTCTGGACTCTGGCGGCGCTCGGCGGGCCACGCGAAAGCATCAGGGAACATCGTGCCGATGGCTTTGCGGACGACCTCGCTGGAAACCTGATTGCAGTAGCCGTCGAGGCGAAGGGCGGGCAGGGCATGCCCCGCAGTTCGGGACTTTTGGACGATTCCTTCGTCCACGACGGTCAGATCACCAAGCGGCCGGTGCGCGCGCTCGCGCTCTCGGCGCTGGCGCCCCGACCCGGCGAACGGTTGTGGGACATCGGCGCGGGCTCGGGGGCGATCTCGGTCGAGTGGGCGCTGTGCGGCGGGACAGCCATTGCGATCGAAGCGCGCGAGGATCGTGTCGCGAACATTCGCAGCAATGCCGCCGCGTTCGGATTGACGCATCGGATCAGTATCGTCACGGGGCGGGCGCCCGGCGCTCTGGCTGCACTGGACGCGCCGGACGCTGTCTTCATTGGTGGCGGTCTCGATCACGCGATGTTCGATACCGTCTGGTCGCAACTCGCGCCGGGTGCGCGGTTGGTCGCCCATGCAGTCACGTTGGAGACGGAAGCGCTGCTCGGCGAGCTGCACCAGCGTCACGGCGGTGAGCTGATGCGGGTGGAGATCGCGCATGCCGCTCCGCTCGGCCGCTACAGGTCCTGGGAAGCGGCACGGCCTGTGGTGCAATGGAGTGCGGTCCGATGA
- a CDS encoding cobalt-precorrin-6A reductase, with protein sequence MIRALILGGTADASLLAAEIARAGIDAVYSYGGRTRTPADQPLPTRIGGFGGVSGLADYFRREGITHVIDATHPFATEMSRNAVEACAETGVPLMALERSAWVKAPGDNWIEIPDVNAAVAALPKSPAKVFLAIGRQHIAPFASRPEHAYTLRFVDPPEKPLPFTADVIVSRGPFTLEGELEMMRTRSIAWIVARNSGGDGARAKIDAARMLSLPVIMIARPRLPERLRVESVAEVLQWLCHRARLGA encoded by the coding sequence ATGATTCGCGCCCTCATTCTGGGCGGAACTGCCGATGCGAGCCTGCTCGCCGCGGAGATCGCGCGCGCCGGCATCGATGCCGTCTATTCCTATGGTGGCCGTACCCGCACGCCGGCCGATCAGCCGCTGCCGACCCGCATCGGCGGTTTTGGTGGCGTGAGCGGGCTTGCCGATTATTTCAGGCGCGAAGGCATCACGCATGTGATCGACGCGACCCATCCCTTCGCGACGGAGATGAGCCGTAACGCGGTCGAAGCGTGCGCGGAAACCGGCGTGCCGCTGATGGCGCTGGAGCGCTCGGCTTGGGTGAAAGCGCCCGGCGACAACTGGATCGAAATTCCTGACGTCAACGCCGCGGTCGCCGCGCTGCCCAAGTCGCCCGCAAAAGTGTTCCTCGCCATCGGCCGCCAGCATATCGCGCCGTTCGCGAGCCGGCCGGAACACGCCTATACGCTGCGCTTCGTCGATCCGCCCGAAAAGCCCCTGCCCTTCACGGCCGATGTGATCGTGTCGCGCGGACCGTTCACGCTCGAAGGTGAGCTTGAGATGATGCGCACGCGCAGCATCGCATGGATTGTCGCCCGCAATTCCGGCGGTGACGGCGCACGCGCCAAGATCGATGCGGCCCGTATGCTCAGCCTGCCCGTGATCATGATTGCGCGGCCAAGACTGCCCGAACGGCTGCGAGTCGAGAGCGTCGCTGAAGTGCTGCAGTGGCTCTGTCATCGCGCCCGCCTCGGCGCATAG
- a CDS encoding cobalamin biosynthesis protein: MKVAGLGFRKDATLASLREALLAAGGTDGLAAVATVSDKADAEALKQLARECGLPIKAVPANLLAGIDTPTQSKLVTEKFATGSVAEAAALAAAGPRARLIATRVVSQDRTATAAIAEGDGT; encoded by the coding sequence ATGAAGGTTGCCGGGCTCGGATTCAGAAAAGATGCAACGCTGGCCTCATTGCGCGAGGCGCTTCTGGCCGCCGGCGGCACCGACGGCCTTGCGGCGGTGGCGACCGTCAGCGACAAGGCCGACGCCGAAGCGCTAAAGCAGCTCGCGCGCGAATGCGGCCTGCCGATCAAGGCGGTCCCGGCGAATTTGCTGGCCGGCATCGACACGCCGACGCAGTCCAAGCTCGTCACGGAAAAGTTCGCCACCGGCTCGGTTGCCGAGGCCGCGGCGCTCGCGGCGGCCGGCCCTCGCGCGCGGCTGATTGCGACACGGGTGGTCTCGCAGGATCGCACCGCGACTGCGGCGATCGCCGAAGGAGACGGCACATGA
- the cobM gene encoding precorrin-4 C(11)-methyltransferase, which yields MTVHFIGAGPGAPDLLTLRGRDLIAASPVCLYAGSLVPEGVLAHCPRGARIVNTAPMSLDEIITEIAAAHAEGKDVARLHSGDLSVWSAMGEQLRRLRALGIPYTVTPGVPSFAAAAAALETELTLPGLVQTVVLTRTPGRASAMPEGEKLAAFAATGAVLAIHLSIHLLDKVVAELTPHYGADCPVAIVWRASWPDQRIVRATLGTLDAAVGSEMERTALILVGKTLGAADFDESRLYAADYDRRYRPVGTEPRFPEVS from the coding sequence ATGACGGTGCATTTCATCGGCGCCGGACCCGGTGCTCCCGATTTGCTGACACTGCGCGGACGCGACCTGATCGCGGCTTCTCCGGTCTGCCTCTATGCGGGATCGCTGGTGCCGGAGGGCGTGCTGGCGCATTGCCCGCGAGGGGCGCGCATCGTCAACACTGCACCGATGTCGCTCGACGAGATCATCACGGAGATCGCCGCCGCGCATGCGGAAGGCAAGGATGTCGCGCGGCTGCATTCCGGCGATCTCTCGGTCTGGTCGGCGATGGGCGAGCAGCTTCGTCGCCTGCGCGCGCTCGGCATTCCCTACACCGTGACGCCGGGCGTGCCATCTTTCGCTGCTGCTGCGGCCGCGCTGGAAACCGAGCTGACGCTGCCCGGCCTCGTCCAAACCGTGGTGCTGACACGCACACCAGGTCGCGCCAGCGCGATGCCTGAAGGCGAGAAGCTCGCTGCCTTCGCCGCCACCGGCGCAGTGCTCGCGATCCATCTGTCCATCCATCTGCTCGACAAGGTCGTCGCCGAGCTCACGCCGCATTATGGCGCGGACTGCCCGGTTGCGATCGTCTGGCGCGCGAGCTGGCCGGACCAGCGCATCGTCCGCGCGACCCTCGGCACGCTCGATGCCGCCGTGGGGAGCGAGATGGAGCGCACGGCGCTGATCCTGGTCGGCAAGACGCTTGGCGCTGCGGATTTCGACGAGAGCCGCCTCTATGCCGCCGACTATGACCGCCGCTATCGGCCTGTCGGCACCGAGCCGCGCTTTCCGGAGGTGTCGTGA
- a CDS encoding precorrin-8X methylmutase, translated as MPHTYETDGAAIYRQSFATIRAEADLARFTPDEEQVVVRMIHAAGMVGLEAHIRFTEGMATAARAALKKGAPILCDARMVSEGITRARLPAANAVICTLSDAAVPALAQSMRNTRSAAALELWRPHLGGAIVAIGNAPTALFHLLNMLEDRDCPRPAAIIGCPVGFVGAAESKAALMADPPVPALTVEGRLGGSAITVAAVNALASRSE; from the coding sequence ATGCCGCACACTTACGAGACCGACGGCGCGGCGATCTATCGGCAGTCCTTCGCCACCATCCGGGCCGAGGCCGATCTTGCGCGCTTCACGCCGGACGAAGAGCAGGTCGTCGTGCGGATGATCCATGCCGCCGGCATGGTGGGCCTCGAGGCGCATATCCGCTTCACAGAGGGCATGGCGACTGCCGCGCGTGCGGCCTTGAAGAAGGGCGCGCCGATCCTGTGCGACGCGCGCATGGTCTCGGAGGGAATTACGCGCGCGAGATTGCCCGCGGCCAACGCCGTGATCTGCACGCTCAGTGACGCCGCCGTTCCCGCGCTCGCGCAATCCATGCGCAACACGCGCTCGGCCGCGGCGCTGGAGCTGTGGCGACCGCATCTGGGTGGCGCGATCGTCGCAATCGGCAATGCGCCGACCGCGCTGTTTCATCTGCTCAACATGCTGGAGGACCGCGACTGTCCGCGGCCGGCCGCCATCATCGGCTGTCCCGTCGGCTTCGTCGGAGCTGCCGAATCCAAGGCCGCGCTGATGGCCGATCCGCCGGTGCCGGCGCTGACGGTCGAAGGCCGCCTCGGCGGCTCCGCGATCACGGTTGCTGCCGTGAACGCGCTGGCGAGCCGGAGCGAATAG